One genomic segment of Fusobacterium nucleatum includes these proteins:
- the rny gene encoding ribonuclease Y — translation MDLLIFLGLGVFALALIFAVFFKKMVIDRQIEKLNDLEDEVEKAKLKAKEIVDEAERDAVSKAKEIELKAKEKAYQIKEEIEKEARNSKNEIAQKEARIIKKEEILDGKIEKIEIKSLELEKINDELEEKRKEIDDLRVKQEEELSRVSELTKADAREILLRKVREEMTHDMAITIREFENKLDEEKEKISQKILSTAIGKAAADYVADVTVSVINLPNDEMKGRIIGREGRNIRTIEALTGVDVIIDDTPEAVVLSCFDGVKREIARLTIEKLITDGRIHPGKIEEIVNKCKKDIEKEIIAAGEEALIELSIPTMHPEIIKILGRLKYRTSYGQNVLTHSIEVAKIASTMAAEIGANVELAKRGGLLHDIGKVLVNEIETSHAIVGGEFIKRFGEKQDVINAVMAHHNEVEFETVEAILVQAADAVSASRPGARRETLTAYIKRLENLEEIANSFEGVESSYAIQAGRELRIVINPDKVSDDEATLMSREVAKKIEDTMQYPGQIKVTILRETRAVDYAK, via the coding sequence TTGAAAAGCTGAATGATTTAGAAGATGAGGTTGAAAAAGCTAAACTGAAAGCTAAAGAAATAGTTGATGAAGCTGAAAGAGATGCTGTTTCAAAAGCTAAAGAAATAGAGTTAAAAGCTAAAGAAAAAGCATACCAAATAAAAGAAGAGATTGAGAAAGAAGCTAGGAATTCAAAAAATGAAATAGCTCAAAAAGAAGCTAGAATCATTAAAAAAGAAGAAATTTTAGATGGAAAGATTGAAAAGATTGAAATTAAAAGTTTAGAATTAGAAAAAATTAATGATGAACTTGAAGAAAAGAGAAAAGAAATTGATGATTTGAGAGTAAAACAAGAAGAAGAACTTTCAAGAGTTAGTGAACTTACAAAGGCAGATGCAAGAGAAATCTTGTTACGTAAAGTAAGAGAAGAAATGACACATGATATGGCTATTACTATAAGAGAATTTGAAAACAAACTTGATGAGGAAAAAGAAAAAATCAGTCAAAAAATTCTTTCAACTGCTATAGGAAAAGCAGCTGCTGATTATGTAGCTGATGTAACAGTATCAGTTATTAACTTGCCAAATGATGAAATGAAAGGAAGAATAATTGGTAGAGAGGGCAGAAATATTAGAACAATTGAGGCTTTAACAGGTGTTGATGTAATTATAGATGATACACCAGAAGCTGTTGTACTTTCTTGTTTTGATGGAGTAAAAAGAGAAATTGCAAGACTTACAATAGAAAAATTAATTACTGATGGTAGAATACATCCAGGTAAGATAGAAGAAATCGTAAATAAATGTAAAAAAGACATAGAAAAAGAAATAATTGCTGCTGGTGAAGAAGCTCTTATAGAACTTTCTATACCTACAATGCATCCAGAAATTATAAAAATTTTGGGAAGATTAAAATACAGAACAAGCTATGGACAAAATGTATTAACTCACTCAATAGAAGTTGCGAAAATAGCTTCAACAATGGCTGCTGAAATTGGTGCTAATGTTGAACTTGCAAAAAGAGGAGGTTTACTTCATGATATAGGTAAGGTTCTTGTCAATGAAATTGAAACTTCTCATGCTATTGTTGGTGGAGAATTTATAAAAAGATTTGGTGAAAAACAAGATGTTATAAATGCTGTAATGGCTCACCATAATGAAGTTGAATTTGAAACAGTTGAAGCTATACTTGTTCAAGCTGCTGATGCTGTATCTGCTTCAAGACCTGGTGCTAGAAGAGAAACTTTAACAGCTTATATTAAGAGATTAGAAAATCTTGAAGAAATAGCAAATTCATTTGAAGGGGTAGAATCTTCTTATGCTATTCAGGCAGGTAGAGAATTAAGAATAGTAATTAATCCAGATAAAGTTAGTGATGATGAAGCAACATTGATGTCAAGAGAAGTTGCTAAAAAGATAGAAGACACTATGCAATATCCAGGGCAAATAAAAGTTACTATTTTAAGAGAAACAAGAGCAGTCGATTATGCAAAATAG
- a CDS encoding UbiD family decarboxylase translates to MLNSIKKIPKKISIPLSIVAVIVFFITVVLLNLEKIVEKVSSRFINGRVVIENIDLSFSKAVAKNITLYDDKNNVLLNSPEVTANISFKNLKKGRIDELIVNSAIVNVVRDKDGVINFTKLSKTKSKEKPENPLNKVVASNVRVNYQDYTFPTKLERKIENINAIVTASKEKLVETADINIEDENIQLKTLFKDESNDKIASLQGELRIDKFLLDKDLLKSLVNNKKMYFSDVNIISDLSFKTDKTMKNTNIVGNLDIISEFFRYNDIDSDIKDIKLSSKFNGRDGEANLGLNIFGKNRDFSLVYKDEELNSVITLDRIDESILNKIAPIREKKLDLENINIEDIKAIVHYSDDRGLSIKTTMKPNNSEFKGIELNDFNLYISSKAGKNNLSARILTKIKGIPENIALSVENQKDNTDIILALKSPIKDNIIPDINIKAKVENQKDIIKANIDSNIVDFNVDYNKEKKLTKIYGNKFTINYDVDKKKITNGEGRIPFEIYNTANYLDFVAKNNKIQIKELKLKDKTNKNSYFTAKGNANLDNGEFKIDYEGKAASISRKVKENDLILSFDGKGKLENKNNILSSQGQINDLSLEYIGKIEKINGTYNLKKVGKNIEANVLTKIDSIGYDKYNFKNFNLNVNYSENQVKIKDFSNNLISLKGDYDVKNQKVNANLSVNRITNKDVAFDKVEFVLENLKANVEGDIKNLQGAVDLGSTIITLPSKDFVKITGKASIKNSIVNISGINLDNNLITGKYNLKDKNLDLRVSLSEKHLEKYYGAKDLGYILYGQIDVKGVAGKIKAVAKGRATNFEKKLPDLAYDIEYNAENYSDGIASINGLDIIDRQYGDLLGVKGRVNLKEKTLDIKNKHNKIDLAKLQNLLSNPNIKGIVNTDFTINGTINNPTYKLDISSSEVSIKTFKINDISLNLTGDKEKASLNKLNLDVYKNLIVGNGYYDIKNKTYNLLVKSNNKIDLSKFQSFLTPYGIENAKGNIALNIEINENTEKGYINLENISLESTKAKLKLSNFSGPINFGERRIDVGELRASLNNSPLVVDGFVDLANISKLDKEDLIRSLPYKLHFKMDHFNYFYPEIIKISGSTELTATNEEVYGNLIIKDATVYDIPNNYYRDFFSLIREQLRKRRTDVASIKINDKQSKTDKEKVEEIRRILNKLMPIDFVVKTEKPILIDMDNFNIVVPEAYGKLYVDLNLNGKKGKYYITGETELKDGYFFVGTNEFQVDRALAIFNENVPLPEINPNIFFESTIEMDDEEYHFSTVGKVNQLRYEISSKTAKVGGDLSALIVNPNADDHIYSYGDGNEIFITFMKNLIAGQVGQVIFGSTTRYIKRKFDLTKFVIRPEVKIYNSDSSVNRLGGTTTDNRGFNPEIYNVNIKLEAKDNIYKDKLFWKANVRIIGTGKDVIKNQTMKVDSKVREYDVGLEYKVDDSKTIELGVGTVPDKYRTDPNKDYRKPNYHIGFKFRKRYRDFSEIFSF, encoded by the coding sequence ATGTTGAATTCAATTAAAAAAATTCCTAAAAAAATCTCAATACCTTTATCTATAGTTGCAGTAATAGTTTTTTTTATTACTGTTGTTTTGCTTAACTTAGAAAAGATAGTAGAAAAAGTAAGTAGCAGATTTATAAATGGTAGAGTTGTTATTGAGAATATAGATTTATCATTTTCAAAAGCTGTTGCAAAAAATATAACACTATATGATGATAAAAATAATGTACTGTTAAATTCACCAGAAGTTACTGCCAATATCAGTTTTAAAAATTTAAAAAAAGGAAGAATAGATGAATTAATAGTAAATTCAGCTATTGTAAATGTAGTTAGAGATAAAGATGGAGTAATAAACTTTACTAAACTGTCTAAAACTAAAAGTAAAGAAAAACCTGAAAATCCACTTAATAAGGTGGTAGCTTCTAATGTCAGAGTAAATTATCAAGATTATACTTTTCCTACTAAACTTGAAAGAAAGATAGAAAATATTAATGCTATTGTAACTGCAAGTAAAGAAAAGTTAGTTGAAACAGCAGATATTAATATAGAAGATGAAAATATACAATTAAAAACTCTTTTTAAAGATGAGAGCAATGATAAAATAGCTTCTTTACAAGGGGAGTTAAGAATAGATAAATTTTTACTTGATAAAGACTTATTAAAAAGTCTTGTTAATAATAAAAAAATGTATTTTTCAGATGTAAATATAATTTCAGATTTATCTTTTAAAACTGACAAAACTATGAAAAATACGAATATAGTTGGGAATTTAGATATAATTTCAGAATTTTTTAGATATAATGATATAGATAGTGATATTAAAGATATTAAATTGTCTAGTAAATTCAATGGTAGAGATGGAGAAGCAAACTTAGGATTAAATATATTTGGAAAGAATAGAGATTTTTCTTTAGTATATAAAGATGAGGAATTAAATTCAGTAATAACATTGGATAGAATTGATGAAAGCATATTAAATAAGATTGCTCCTATAAGAGAAAAGAAATTAGATTTAGAAAATATAAATATAGAAGATATAAAGGCAATAGTTCATTATTCAGATGATAGAGGTTTAAGTATAAAAACAACTATGAAGCCTAATAATTCTGAATTTAAAGGGATAGAGCTAAATGATTTTAATTTATATATAAGTTCAAAGGCAGGGAAAAACAATCTTAGCGCTAGAATTTTAACTAAGATTAAAGGTATACCTGAAAATATAGCATTAAGTGTAGAAAATCAAAAAGATAATACAGATATTATCTTAGCTTTAAAATCACCAATTAAAGATAATATAATACCAGATATTAATATAAAAGCAAAGGTAGAAAATCAAAAAGATATTATAAAAGCCAATATTGATTCAAATATTGTTGATTTTAATGTGGACTATAATAAAGAAAAAAAATTAACTAAAATTTATGGAAATAAATTTACAATAAATTATGATGTAGATAAGAAAAAGATAACAAATGGAGAAGGAAGAATACCATTTGAGATATATAACACAGCCAATTATTTAGATTTTGTTGCTAAAAACAATAAAATTCAAATAAAAGAATTAAAATTAAAAGATAAAACAAATAAAAATAGCTATTTTACTGCAAAGGGAAATGCTAACTTAGACAATGGAGAATTTAAAATAGATTATGAAGGAAAAGCTGCTTCAATTTCAAGAAAGGTTAAAGAAAATGATTTAATCTTATCTTTTGATGGGAAAGGAAAGCTAGAAAATAAAAATAATATTTTAAGCTCACAAGGACAAATAAATGATTTAAGCCTTGAATATATTGGAAAAATAGAAAAAATAAATGGGACATATAATTTAAAAAAAGTTGGAAAAAATATAGAGGCTAATGTACTTACTAAGATAGACTCAATAGGTTATGATAAATATAATTTTAAAAACTTTAACCTTAATGTTAACTATTCTGAAAATCAAGTAAAAATTAAAGATTTTTCTAATAATTTAATCTCTTTAAAAGGAGATTATGATGTTAAAAATCAAAAAGTTAATGCTAATCTTTCAGTAAATAGAATTACAAATAAAGATGTAGCTTTTGATAAGGTAGAATTTGTTTTAGAAAATTTAAAAGCTAATGTAGAAGGAGATATAAAAAATCTTCAAGGGGCTGTAGACTTAGGAAGTACGATTATAACTTTACCTAGTAAAGACTTTGTAAAAATAACTGGAAAAGCAAGTATTAAAAATAGTATAGTTAATATCAGTGGAATAAATTTAGATAATAATCTTATAACTGGAAAATATAATTTAAAAGATAAGAATCTAGATTTAAGGGTTTCTTTAAGTGAAAAACATTTAGAAAAATACTATGGAGCAAAAGATTTAGGTTATATACTTTATGGACAAATAGATGTTAAGGGAGTAGCAGGGAAAATAAAGGCTGTTGCCAAAGGAAGAGCTACTAATTTTGAAAAGAAATTACCAGATTTAGCTTATGATATAGAATATAATGCTGAAAACTATTCAGATGGTATTGCTTCAATAAATGGACTTGATATTATTGACAGGCAATATGGAGATTTACTAGGTGTAAAAGGACGAGTTAATTTAAAAGAAAAAACTTTGGATATAAAAAATAAACATAACAAGATAGATTTAGCAAAATTACAAAACCTTTTGTCTAATCCTAATATAAAAGGTATTGTAAATACAGATTTTACTATAAATGGAACAATAAATAATCCAACTTATAAATTAGATATTTCTTCATCTGAGGTAAGTATAAAGACTTTTAAAATAAATGATATTTCATTAAATTTAACAGGAGATAAAGAAAAGGCTAGCCTAAATAAATTAAATTTAGATGTCTACAAAAATCTAATAGTAGGAAATGGATATTATGATATAAAAAATAAAACTTATAATCTATTAGTGAAGTCTAATAATAAGATTGATCTTTCTAAGTTTCAATCTTTCTTAACTCCTTATGGTATAGAGAATGCTAAGGGTAACATAGCTTTAAATATTGAAATAAATGAAAATACTGAAAAAGGTTATATAAATCTTGAAAATATAAGTTTAGAGTCAACAAAGGCAAAATTGAAACTTTCAAATTTTAGTGGACCAATAAACTTTGGAGAAAGAAGGATTGATGTTGGTGAGTTAAGAGCTTCTTTAAATAATTCACCGCTAGTTGTAGATGGTTTTGTGGATTTAGCAAATATTTCAAAACTAGATAAAGAAGATTTAATAAGATCCTTACCTTATAAATTACATTTTAAAATGGATCATTTTAACTATTTTTATCCAGAGATAATAAAAATAAGTGGAAGTACAGAATTAACAGCTACTAATGAAGAAGTCTATGGTAACTTGATTATAAAAGATGCAACTGTTTATGATATTCCTAATAATTATTATAGAGATTTCTTCTCACTTATAAGAGAGCAGTTAAGAAAAAGAAGAACAGATGTTGCTTCAATTAAAATAAATGATAAACAGTCTAAGACTGATAAAGAAAAAGTAGAAGAAATAAGAAGAATACTTAATAAGTTAATGCCAATAGACTTTGTTGTTAAAACAGAAAAACCTATACTTATTGATATGGACAATTTTAATATAGTAGTTCCAGAAGCATATGGAAAATTATATGTTGACCTTAACTTGAATGGTAAAAAAGGAAAATATTATATAACAGGAGAAACAGAACTAAAAGATGGATATTTCTTTGTAGGAACGAATGAATTTCAGGTTGATAGAGCACTTGCTATATTCAATGAAAATGTTCCTCTACCAGAAATTAACCCAAATATTTTCTTTGAAAGTACAATAGAAATGGATGATGAAGAATACCATTTCAGTACTGTTGGAAAAGTAAATCAGTTGAGATATGAAATCTCATCTAAGACTGCTAAAGTAGGTGGGGATTTATCTGCATTAATAGTAAATCCGAATGCAGATGACCATATATATTCTTATGGAGATGGAAATGAAATATTTATAACATTTATGAAAAACCTAATTGCTGGACAAGTAGGACAGGTCATTTTTGGAAGCACAACAAGATACATAAAAAGAAAATTTGATTTAACAAAATTTGTTATAAGACCAGAAGTGAAAATATACAATTCAGATTCTAGTGTAAATAGACTAGGTGGAACAACAACAGATAATAGAGGATTTAATCCTGAAATATATAATGTTAATATTAAATTGGAAGCTAAGGATAATATCTATAAAGATAAATTATTCTGGAAGGCTAATGTAAGAATTATAGGAACAGGAAAAGATGTAATAAAAAATCAAACAATGAAAGTTGACAGTAAAGTCAGAGAATATGATGTTGGTTTGGAGTATAAAGTTGACGACAGTAAGACAATAGAACTTGGAGTTGGAACTGTACCTGATAAATACAGGACAGATCCAAATAAAGATTACAGAAAGCCTAATTATCATATAGGATTTAAGTTTAGAAAAAGATATAGAGATTTTTCAGAAATATTTTCTTTTTAG
- a CDS encoding BamA/OMP85 family outer membrane protein yields the protein MKKLLIALLFVISLTSFSTMVNLPIKSVEVVNNQQVPASLIKNTLKLKEGAKFSAEALLADFNALKETGYFEDVVLQPVSSDGGVRIVVEVVEKENVVDLLKEKGVAINTIREDTDKSIVLSSVKFTGNKRVTTSELLDITQLKAGQYFSRSRVEDAQRRLLATGKFSEVKPDAQVANGKMALSFELVENPIVKSVVITGNNTIPTSTIMSELTTKPGSVQNYNNLREDRDKILGLYQAQGYTLVNITDMSTDENGTLHISIVEGIVRRIEVKKMVTKQKGNRRTPNDDVLKTKDYVIDREIEIQPGKIFNVKEYDATVDNLMRLGIFKNVKYEARSIPGDPEGIDLILLIDEDRTAELQGGVAYGSETGFLGTLSLKDSNWRGKNQQFGFTFEKSNKNYTGFALDFYDPWIKDTDRVSWGWGAYKTSYGDEDSILFHEIDTVGFKVNIGKGLGKNFTLSLGTKVEYIKEKHEDGKLRKANNGKWFYKEKNKWKEIEGVDDKYWLWSIYPYISYDTRNNYLNPTSGFYGKFQVEAGHAGGYKSGNFGNATLELRTYHKGLFKNNIFAYKVVGGVATNNTKESQKFWVGGGNSLRGYDGGFFKGSQKLVATIENRTQLNDIIGLVVFADAGRAWKQNGRDPSYTRDNNRFGHNIGTTAGVGIRLNTPIGPLRFDFGWPVGNKMDDDGMKFYFNMGQSF from the coding sequence ATGAAAAAACTATTAATTGCATTATTGTTTGTAATTAGCTTAACATCTTTCTCAACAATGGTTAATTTACCAATTAAGAGTGTTGAAGTTGTAAACAATCAACAGGTTCCAGCTAGCTTAATAAAGAATACTTTAAAGCTAAAAGAGGGAGCTAAGTTTTCAGCAGAAGCTTTATTAGCTGATTTCAATGCCTTAAAAGAGACAGGTTATTTTGAAGATGTAGTTCTTCAACCAGTTTCTTCTGATGGTGGAGTAAGAATAGTTGTAGAAGTTGTTGAAAAAGAAAATGTTGTAGATTTATTGAAAGAAAAGGGTGTTGCAATAAATACTATAAGAGAGGATACAGATAAATCAATTGTACTCTCATCAGTAAAATTTACTGGGAATAAAAGAGTTACTACATCAGAACTTTTAGATATTACACAATTAAAAGCAGGGCAATATTTTTCAAGAAGTAGAGTTGAAGATGCTCAAAGAAGATTATTAGCTACTGGAAAATTTTCAGAAGTTAAACCAGATGCACAAGTAGCAAATGGAAAGATGGCTTTATCATTTGAATTAGTTGAAAACCCAATAGTAAAAAGTGTAGTAATTACAGGAAATAATACTATACCAACAAGTACTATTATGTCAGAATTGACTACTAAACCTGGTTCAGTCCAAAATTATAACAATCTAAGAGAAGATAGAGATAAAATTTTAGGATTGTATCAAGCCCAAGGATATACTTTAGTAAATATTACAGATATGTCAACTGATGAAAATGGAACTTTACATATTTCAATAGTTGAAGGTATTGTAAGAAGAATTGAAGTTAAAAAAATGGTTACAAAACAAAAAGGTAATAGAAGAACACCTAATGATGATGTTTTGAAAACTAAAGACTATGTTATAGACAGAGAAATAGAAATACAACCTGGAAAAATATTTAATGTTAAAGAATATGATGCAACAGTTGATAACTTAATGAGATTGGGAATATTCAAAAATGTTAAATATGAAGCAAGATCAATTCCAGGAGATCCAGAAGGAATAGATTTGATACTTTTAATAGATGAAGATAGAACTGCTGAATTACAAGGTGGGGTTGCTTATGGTTCTGAAACAGGATTTTTAGGTACTTTATCATTAAAAGATAGTAACTGGAGAGGTAAAAATCAACAATTTGGTTTCACATTTGAAAAATCAAATAAAAATTATACAGGTTTTGCATTAGATTTCTATGATCCTTGGATAAAAGATACTGATAGAGTATCTTGGGGATGGGGAGCTTACAAGACTAGTTATGGTGATGAAGATAGTATATTATTTCATGAAATAGACACAGTAGGTTTCAAAGTTAATATAGGTAAAGGACTTGGTAAAAACTTTACACTTAGCTTAGGAACAAAAGTTGAGTATATTAAAGAAAAACATGAAGATGGAAAATTAAGAAAAGCTAATAATGGAAAATGGTTTTATAAAGAAAAGAATAAATGGAAAGAAATAGAAGGTGTAGATGACAAATACTGGTTATGGAGTATCTATCCTTACATCAGTTATGACACAAGAAACAACTATCTAAATCCTACATCTGGATTCTATGGAAAATTCCAAGTTGAAGCTGGACATGCTGGTGGATATAAATCAGGAAACTTTGGAAATGCTACTTTAGAATTGAGAACATATCATAAAGGATTATTTAAAAATAACATATTTGCTTACAAAGTTGTAGGTGGAGTGGCTACTAATAATACAAAAGAAAGCCAAAAATTCTGGGTTGGTGGAGGAAATTCACTAAGAGGATATGATGGAGGATTCTTTAAAGGAAGCCAAAAACTTGTAGCAACTATTGAAAATAGAACTCAACTTAACGATATTATAGGACTTGTTGTATTTGCTGATGCAGGTAGAGCATGGAAACAAAATGGAAGAGATCCTAGTTATACAAGAGATAATAATCGTTTTGGACATAACATAGGAACAACTGCTGGGGTTGGAATTAGATTAAATACTCCAATTGGACCATTAAGATTTGACTTTGGTTGGCCAGTAGGAAATAAAATGGATGATGATGGAATGAAATTCTACTTCAATATGGGACAATCATTCTAA
- a CDS encoding OmpH family outer membrane protein, with amino-acid sequence MKKLLLVASVLLATSAFAEKIGVVDSQRAFFQFSETKKAQQSLESQAKKVENEARQKEVALQKEYVALQAKGDKLTDAEKKAFEKKSQDFQAFLNSSQDKLNKEQMAKLKKIEDVYVKAIKKVAADGKYDYIFEAEALKVGGEDITDRVIKEMEALK; translated from the coding sequence ATGAAAAAATTATTATTAGTAGCAAGTGTATTATTAGCAACATCAGCATTTGCAGAAAAAATAGGGGTAGTAGATAGCCAAAGAGCTTTCTTCCAATTCTCTGAAACTAAAAAAGCTCAACAATCTTTAGAAAGTCAAGCTAAGAAAGTAGAAAACGAAGCTAGACAAAAAGAAGTTGCATTACAAAAAGAATATGTTGCACTACAAGCTAAAGGAGATAAATTAACAGATGCTGAAAAAAAAGCATTTGAAAAAAAATCACAAGATTTTCAAGCTTTTTTAAACTCATCACAAGATAAGTTAAATAAAGAACAAATGGCTAAGTTAAAGAAAATTGAAGATGTTTATGTAAAGGCTATTAAAAAAGTAGCAGCAGATGGAAAATATGACTATATTTTTGAAGCTGAAGCATTAAAAGTTGGTGGAGAAGATATAACAGATAGAGTAATAAAAGAAATGGAAGCATTAAAATAA
- the lpxD gene encoding UDP-3-O-(3-hydroxymyristoyl)glucosamine N-acyltransferase, with protein sequence MEYRVTDIITLLNAEYKGEVIEEVSKLSPFFHSDEKSLTFAADEKFLKSLTQTKAKVIIVPDIDLPLIPGKGYIVVKDSPRVIMPKLLHFFSKTLKKIEKMREDSAKIGENVDIAPNVYIGHDVVIGNNVKIFPNVTIGEGAIIGEGTVIYSNVTIREFVEIGKNCVIQPGAVIGSDGFGFVKVNGNNTKIDQIGSVIVEDEVEIGANTTIDRGAIGDTIIKKYTKIDNLVQIAHNDIIGENCLIISQVGIAGSTTIGNNVTLAGQVGVAGHLEIGDNTMIGAQSGVPGNVEANKILSGHPLVDHREDMKIRVAMKKLPELLKRVKALEEKK encoded by the coding sequence ATGGAATATAGAGTAACTGATATCATAACTCTTCTTAATGCTGAATATAAAGGAGAGGTTATAGAAGAGGTTTCTAAACTTTCTCCTTTTTTTCATTCAGATGAGAAGAGTTTAACATTTGCAGCAGATGAAAAATTTTTGAAAAGTTTAACTCAAACAAAAGCAAAAGTAATTATAGTTCCAGATATTGATTTACCATTAATTCCAGGTAAAGGGTACATAGTTGTAAAAGATAGTCCAAGAGTAATAATGCCAAAACTTTTACATTTTTTTAGTAAAACTTTAAAAAAAATTGAAAAAATGAGAGAAGATTCTGCTAAAATTGGAGAAAATGTTGATATCGCTCCTAATGTATATATAGGGCATGATGTAGTTATTGGAAATAATGTAAAAATTTTTCCTAATGTAACTATTGGAGAAGGAGCAATAATTGGAGAAGGAACAGTAATTTATTCCAATGTAACTATAAGAGAATTTGTAGAAATTGGTAAAAATTGTGTAATTCAACCTGGAGCAGTAATTGGTTCTGATGGTTTTGGTTTTGTAAAAGTAAATGGAAATAATACTAAAATTGATCAAATAGGAAGTGTTATAGTTGAAGATGAAGTTGAAATTGGTGCAAATACAACTATTGACAGAGGTGCTATTGGAGATACAATTATAAAAAAATACACAAAGATTGACAATTTAGTTCAAATAGCTCATAATGATATCATAGGAGAAAATTGTTTGATAATATCACAAGTTGGAATAGCAGGAAGTACAACAATAGGAAATAATGTTACTTTAGCAGGACAAGTTGGAGTAGCAGGACATCTTGAAATTGGAGATAACACTATGATAGGTGCTCAATCAGGTGTTCCTGGAAATGTTGAAGCTAATAAGATATTATCAGGTCATCCACTTGTGGATCATAGAGAAGATATGAAAATAAGAGTTGCTATGAAAAAACTTCCAGAACTTTTAAAAAGAGTAAAGGCTTTGGAAGAAAAGAAATAA
- the glpQ gene encoding glycerophosphodiester phosphodiesterase, with protein sequence MKLKSCLVLLGILSSTALFAAHNGKIIIAHRGASGYLPEHTLESKALAFAQQADYLEQDLAMSKDGKLIVIHDHFLDGLTDVAKKFPNRKRADGRYYVIDFTWPELQTLEMTENFTTKDGKQTAVYPNRFPLWKSDFKLHTFEEEIEFIQGLEKSTGKKIGIYPEIKAPWFHHQNGKDIAKATLEVLKKYGYTKKSDMVYLQTFDYNELKRIKTELMPKMGMDLKLVQLIAYNDWHETEEKDKNGKWVNYDYDWMFKEGAMKEIAKYADGVGPGWYMLIDDKNSKVGNIVYTPMVKDITTTKMELHPYTVRKDALPEFFTDVNQMYDALFNKAGATGLFTDFPDLGVQFLENQKNKK encoded by the coding sequence ATGAAGTTAAAAAGTTGTTTAGTTTTGTTAGGAATTTTATCAAGTACAGCATTATTTGCTGCTCACAATGGAAAAATAATAATTGCCCATAGAGGAGCATCAGGTTATTTACCTGAGCATACTTTGGAATCAAAAGCATTGGCATTTGCTCAACAAGCAGATTATCTTGAACAAGATTTGGCTATGTCTAAGGATGGAAAATTAATAGTAATACATGATCATTTTCTAGATGGCTTAACAGATGTTGCTAAAAAATTTCCAAATAGAAAAAGAGCAGATGGAAGATACTATGTGATTGATTTTACTTGGCCAGAACTACAAACATTAGAAATGACTGAAAATTTCACTACAAAAGATGGTAAACAAACAGCTGTCTATCCAAATCGTTTCCCTCTTTGGAAATCAGATTTCAAATTACATACTTTTGAGGAAGAAATTGAATTTATTCAAGGATTAGAAAAATCAACTGGTAAAAAAATTGGAATTTATCCAGAAATTAAGGCACCTTGGTTCCATCATCAAAATGGTAAAGATATTGCAAAAGCGACTCTTGAAGTTTTGAAAAAATATGGATATACTAAAAAATCAGATATGGTTTACTTGCAAACATTTGACTACAATGAATTAAAAAGAATTAAAACAGAACTTATGCCAAAAATGGGAATGGACTTAAAATTAGTTCAACTTATAGCATACAATGATTGGCATGAAACAGAAGAAAAAGATAAAAATGGTAAATGGGTAAATTATGATTATGATTGGATGTTTAAAGAAGGAGCAATGAAAGAAATTGCTAAATATGCTGATGGAGTTGGACCAGGTTGGTATATGCTGATTGATGATAAAAATTCAAAAGTAGGAAATATAGTTTATACTCCAATGGTAAAAGATATAACAACTACTAAAATGGAACTACATCCTTATACTGTAAGAAAAGATGCTTTACCTGAATTTTTTACAGATGTTAATCAAATGTATGATGCTCTATTTAATAAAGCTGGAGCAACTGGATTGTTTACAGATTTCCCTGATTTAGGAGTTCAATTTTTAGAAAATCAAAAGAATAAGAAATAA